A portion of the Scylla paramamosain isolate STU-SP2022 chromosome 32, ASM3559412v1, whole genome shotgun sequence genome contains these proteins:
- the LOC135089388 gene encoding uncharacterized protein LOC135089388, giving the protein MSHELNLDAFCSNPSVAELQTAKVTKNDLKYIARQFDLSYPSDIRKEELRTQILVHLGGEATSAASQHDASLMLELEKLKIMAAREREREERELRREELAFQKEKAERDLAHVKEKEEKEREEREKERIHETQLAQLKSRSTTTADLKQKLTKYLSLLPQFSDKDPETFFGQFEGTAVHFELPREDWPWLLKPKLSQKALTILNGLENNTDYDCVKQGILAAYSITTEGYRQSFRKMFKTPQQTYLEFASEKLRALKRWLKSAAITTYDELVNLLALEEFMRKLPYSVMLHITNKEATDLLKAAQLADLFSLVNRKATSDKLTETPSGKINSGNLGVGKMTGSSTRPPLFCAFCKQPGHLIKNCPNPKCKVAQTYPAKPVASIQALPSFPVPKDLFEPFRSVGTISIDNKDHPVKIVRDTCSAQSLVLKSAVPGIEQCYTGEKVYLKDFHDPFPIALAKVHLDSPLVRGEVIIGVSEEPALPIPNAQLLLANDLAGSKVTPPLVISDTMLMDNPTVQLEEQQPGLFPVCVTTRAQARKSDQFFSLPKKSPSPLELNQIFSEKLLTEAQQEDTTLTQFHGKVIPPDQITHYPAFYKQDGVLMRVFRPSKVPDDAAWAEAHQVVVPTILRHSILEIAHESFAGHLGIKKTCEKILADFYWPGLREDVKNYVSTCHLCQIAGKPNVTIPPYPLQPIAVPSEPFHKIIIDIVGPLPKNKKGNEYILTILDPTTRYPEAFPIRKINTNTIVSKLNHFFTTFGIPQTIQSDRGTNFTSVLFTEVLKELGIAQTLSSAYHPQSQGALERFHQTLKGLLRKFCHE; this is encoded by the coding sequence ATGTCGCATGAGTTAAACTTGGACGCATTTTGCAGTAATCCTTCTGTGGCGGAGCTACAAACTGCCAAAGTGACAAAGAATGATTTAAAGTACATAGCCCGACAGTTTGATCTCTCATATCCGTCTGACATTCGGAAGGAAGAACTCCGAACTCAAATCCTAGTTCACCTTGGAGGTGAAGCCACTAGTGCTGCTTCACAGCACGACGCCAGTTTAATGCTCGAGCTCgaaaagctgaaaataatggcagcaagagaaagagagagagaagagagagaactaaggcgAGAAGAACTAGcttttcaaaaagaaaaagcggaaagagatctggcacatgtaaaagaaaaggaggaaaaagaaagagaggagagagaaaaagaaagaatccacGAGACCCAACTCGCACAATTAAAATCTCGATCAACCACCACAGCTGACCTCAAACAAAAGTTAACTAAATATCTCTCACTACTCCCTCAGTTCTCTGACAAAGACCCCGAAACTTTCTTTGGACAGTTCGAGGGCACAGCAGTACATTTTGAACTGCCCCGAGAAGACTGGCCTTGGCTTCTTAAACCCAAACTCAGCCAAAAGGCTTTAACTATTTTGAACGGCCTCGAAAACAACACGGATTACGACTGTGTCAAACAGGGCATCCTAGCGGCGTACTCCATTACCACAGAAGGATACCGTCAGTCTTTTCGAAAAATGTTCAAAACTCCGCAACAAACCTATCTAGAGTTTGCCTCAGAGAAACTGAGGGCTCTCAAGCGTTGGCTTAAGTCAGCCGCGATAACCACGTACGACGAATTAGTAAATCTCTTAGCCTTAGAAGAGTTCATGCGTAAGCTCCCTTACTCAGTAATGTTAcacatcaccaacaaagaagCAACAGATCTTCTCAAAGCCGCTCAGTTAGCGGACCTTTTCTCCCTGGTGAATCGCAAGGCAACCTCAGACAAGCTGACCGAGACTCCTAGTGGTAAGATAAACTCAGGTAACTTAGGGGTTGGTAAAATGACCGGCAGTAGTACTCGACCACCtctattttgtgctttttgtaAACAGCCGGGGCACCTCATAAAGAACTGTCCTAATCCCAAGTGCAAGGTAGCTCAAACATATCCTGCCAAGCCAGTTGCTTCCATAcaagctcttccctccttccctgtacctAAAGACTTATTTGAGCCTTTCAGGTCTGTAGGCACCATCAGCATTGATAACAAGGATCACCCAGTTAAGATTGTCAGAGacacctgttcagctcagtcccTAGTGCTGAAGTCAGCAGTCCCTGGTATTGAACAGTGTTACACAggtgaaaaggtatatttaaaagacttcCATGACCCCTTCCCCATTGCATTAGCTAAAGTACATCTTGATAGCCCACTAGTAAGAGGTGAAGTGATAATAGGAGTTAGTGAAGAACCAGCCTTACCCATCCCTAATGCTCAACTACTCCTCGCTAATGACCTAGCTGGCAGTAAGGTGACTCCCCCTTTGGTAATTAGTGACACAATGCTGATGGATAACCCCACTGTACAGTTAGAAGAGCAACAACCAGGCTTATTCCCTGTTTGTGTCACTACTCGTGCACAAGCAAGGAAATCtgatcagtttttctcacttccaAAGAAGAGCCCATCCCCACTTGAACTCAATCAAATATTTTCTGAAAAACTTCTCACTGAGGCTCAACAGGAAGACACTACTTTGACTCAATTTCATGGCAAGGTTATCCCTCCAGATCAAATTACTCATTACCCTGCCTTTTACAAACAGGATGGAGTTCTCATGAGAGTGTTCCGGCCCTCTAAGGTCCCAGATGATGCTGCTTGGGCAGAAGCCCACCAGGTGGTTGTGCCTACCATACTCAGACATTCCATACTAGAGATCGCTCATGAAAGTTTTGCTGGTCACTTGGGCATCAAGAAGACATGTGAGAAGATCCTCGCTGACTTTTACTGGCCAGGATTAAGGGAGGATGTGAAGAATTACGTCAGTACTTGTCATCTCTGCCAGATAGCGggtaaacctaacgtaactatcCCACCCTATCCTCTCCAACCTATTGCTGTTCCCTCAGAACCatttcataaaataataattgacaTTGTGGGGCCTCTtccaaaaaacaagaaaggtaatGAATATATCCTAACAATTCTTGACCCAACAACTAGGTATCCCGAAGCCTTTCCGATACGTAAAATCAACACCAACACTATTGTGTCCAAGCTAAACCACTTCTTTACTACCTTCGGGATTCCTCAAACCATTCAGAGTGACCGAGGAACTAATTTCACTAGCGTTCTCTTCACAGAGGTGTTAAAAGAGCTTGGTATCGCACAAACCTTGTCTTCTGCCTATCACCCGCAGTCACAGGGCGCTCTAGAAAGATTTCATCAGACACTGAAAGGACTTCTACGCAAATTCTGTCACGAGTAG